A genome region from Anastrepha ludens isolate Willacy chromosome 3, idAnaLude1.1, whole genome shotgun sequence includes the following:
- the LOC128857181 gene encoding programmed cell death protein 4 isoform X1 yields the protein MEVETTQQNGNTSSRESSIERELNEDVQQAVLNGSSGSPKVTNGHMKKPLPVGDGHDRIKRRARRLIHRQNSRGETNGVTGSAIAVMNGTAGGYVVPHRRWKNSRRSRNGHGRGLPKKGGAGGKGVWGVFGSELLCDVIVEDENDPNYDSEYNDRNIELREVIPEMTPEEFFKKAEPIILEYYEHGGTDEVAVSFDEILTGPLRPYVTSVVVEISMDHKDSQREMTSVLISDLYGRVITGKDIEKGFEILLNNLPDLTLDTPDAPTILGNFLARAVADDCLPPKFVTKPTDLDAQSQQAAAAIRRADTLLHMKQGWAHLDNVWGMGGPLRPVKTITKEMTLLLKEYLSSRDIQEAHRCLRALEVPHFHHELVYEAIVMTLESLSHTTEEAMCELLKSLDQACLVLPAGMEQGFLRVFDDMADIVLDVPLAYIILDRLVERCNRAGFITDKILCNMPSRGRKRFVSEGDGGHIKPQTIPLRD from the exons ATGGAGGTCGAAACCACTCAGCAAAATGGTAATACGAGCTCACGCGAAAGCTCCATCGAGCGTGAGCTTAACGAAGATGTGCAGCAGGCTGTGCTAAACGGCTCTTCAGGGTCGCCGAAAGTTACGAATGGGCACATGAAGAAGCCGTTGCCTGTAGGTGATGGTCATGATCGCATCAAGCGCAGGGCCAGACGTCTTATACACCGACAAAATAGTCGTGGCGAAACAAATGGCGTTACCGGTTCAGCTATAGCTgttatgaatggaactgctggcgGCTATGTGGTGCCACATCGTCGTTGGAAGAATAGTCGACGTTCGCGCAACGGCCATGGTCGTGGTTTGCCGAAGAAGGGCGGCGCCGGTGGTAAAGGCGTTTGGGGCGTGTTCGGTTCCGAATTGTTGTGTGATGTGATTGTTGAGGATGAGAATGATCCCAACTACGATAGCGAATATAATGACAGGAATATCGAGCTGCGTGAGGTTATTCCCGAGATGACTCCGGAAGAATTCTTCAAAAAAGCTGAACCTATTATATTGGAGTATTATGAGCACGGCGGTACCGATGAGGTGGCGGtaagttttgatgaaatactTACCGGGCCGTTGCGACCATATGTGACAAGCGTTGTGGTAGAGATATCAATGGATCATAAGGATTCGCAGCGTGAAATGACTTCGGTATTAATTTCCGATTTGTATGGACGCGTCATAACCGGCAAAGATATCGAAAAAGGGTTCGAAATTTTGCTGAATAATTTGCCTGACTTGACACTGGACACACCAGACGCGCCTACCATACTAG GCAATTTTCTCGCACGTGCTGTCGCCGATGACTGCCTCCCACCCAAATTCGTCACAAAGCCGACTGATCTCGATGCGCAGAGTCAACAAGCTGCCGCAGCTATACGTCGGGCTGACACCCTACTGCACATGAAGCAGGGATGGGCTCATTTGGACAATGTTTGGGGCATGGGCGGGCCGTTGCGACCAGTAAAGACCATTACCAAGGAGATGACTTTGCTATTGAAGGAGTATTTGTCATCTCGTGACATTCAAGAGGCACATCGCTGTCTACGCGCACTCGAAGTACCACATTTCCATCATGAATTGGTGTATGAAGCCATTGTCATGACACTTGAATCCCTCAGCCATACAACTGAGGAAGCCATGTGTGAGCTACTCAAGTCATTGGATCAGGCATGCTTGGTGTTGCCAGCCGGCATGGAACAG GGCTTCCTGCGCGTATTTGACGACATGGCTGACATTGTCTTGGATGTGCCTCTTGCATACATAATATTGGATCGCCTTGTAGAGCGGTGCAATCGTGCTGGTTTTATAACTGATAAGATTTTATGTAATATGCCCTCTAG AGGACGTAAACGATTTGTCTCCGAAGGAGACGGTGGCCATATTAAGCCACAAACTATTCCGCTACGCGACTAG
- the LOC128857181 gene encoding programmed cell death protein 4 isoform X2: MEVETTQQNGNTSSRESSIERELNEDVQQAVLNGSSGSPKVTNGHMKKPLPVGDGHDRIKRRARRLIHRQNSRGETNGVTGSAIAVMNGTAGGYVVPHRRWKNSRRSRNGHGRGLPKKGGAGGKGVWGVFGSELLCDVIVEDENDPNYDSEYNDRNIELREVIPEMTPEEFFKKAEPIILEYYEHGGTDEVAVSFDEILTGPLRPYVTSVVVEISMDHKDSQREMTSVLISDLYGRVITGKDIEKGFEILLNNLPDLTLDTPDAPTILGNFLARAVADDCLPPKFVTKPTDLDAQSQQAAAAIRRADTLLHMKQGWAHLDNVWGMGGPLRPVKTITKEMTLLLKEYLSSRDIQEAHRCLRALEVPHFHHELVYEAIVMTLESLSHTTEEAMCELLKSLDQACLVLPAGMEQGFLRVFDDMADIVLDVPLAYIILDRLVERCNRAGFITDKILCNMPSR; this comes from the exons ATGGAGGTCGAAACCACTCAGCAAAATGGTAATACGAGCTCACGCGAAAGCTCCATCGAGCGTGAGCTTAACGAAGATGTGCAGCAGGCTGTGCTAAACGGCTCTTCAGGGTCGCCGAAAGTTACGAATGGGCACATGAAGAAGCCGTTGCCTGTAGGTGATGGTCATGATCGCATCAAGCGCAGGGCCAGACGTCTTATACACCGACAAAATAGTCGTGGCGAAACAAATGGCGTTACCGGTTCAGCTATAGCTgttatgaatggaactgctggcgGCTATGTGGTGCCACATCGTCGTTGGAAGAATAGTCGACGTTCGCGCAACGGCCATGGTCGTGGTTTGCCGAAGAAGGGCGGCGCCGGTGGTAAAGGCGTTTGGGGCGTGTTCGGTTCCGAATTGTTGTGTGATGTGATTGTTGAGGATGAGAATGATCCCAACTACGATAGCGAATATAATGACAGGAATATCGAGCTGCGTGAGGTTATTCCCGAGATGACTCCGGAAGAATTCTTCAAAAAAGCTGAACCTATTATATTGGAGTATTATGAGCACGGCGGTACCGATGAGGTGGCGGtaagttttgatgaaatactTACCGGGCCGTTGCGACCATATGTGACAAGCGTTGTGGTAGAGATATCAATGGATCATAAGGATTCGCAGCGTGAAATGACTTCGGTATTAATTTCCGATTTGTATGGACGCGTCATAACCGGCAAAGATATCGAAAAAGGGTTCGAAATTTTGCTGAATAATTTGCCTGACTTGACACTGGACACACCAGACGCGCCTACCATACTAG GCAATTTTCTCGCACGTGCTGTCGCCGATGACTGCCTCCCACCCAAATTCGTCACAAAGCCGACTGATCTCGATGCGCAGAGTCAACAAGCTGCCGCAGCTATACGTCGGGCTGACACCCTACTGCACATGAAGCAGGGATGGGCTCATTTGGACAATGTTTGGGGCATGGGCGGGCCGTTGCGACCAGTAAAGACCATTACCAAGGAGATGACTTTGCTATTGAAGGAGTATTTGTCATCTCGTGACATTCAAGAGGCACATCGCTGTCTACGCGCACTCGAAGTACCACATTTCCATCATGAATTGGTGTATGAAGCCATTGTCATGACACTTGAATCCCTCAGCCATACAACTGAGGAAGCCATGTGTGAGCTACTCAAGTCATTGGATCAGGCATGCTTGGTGTTGCCAGCCGGCATGGAACAG GGCTTCCTGCGCGTATTTGACGACATGGCTGACATTGTCTTGGATGTGCCTCTTGCATACATAATATTGGATCGCCTTGTAGAGCGGTGCAATCGTGCTGGTTTTATAACTGATAAGATTTTATGTAATATGCCCTCTAGGTAA